One Roseomonas gilardii subsp. gilardii genomic region harbors:
- a CDS encoding SDR family oxidoreductase, with amino-acid sequence MRDLKGAVVVITGASSGIGRAAAQAFAAEGANLVLAARRESVLDEVVAECGRLARPHGARAIAVPADVTEAGAMKRLAEAAVREFGHVDVWINNAGVGAVGGFAEVPADAHDQVVRTNLLGHMHGAHAILPHFQARRRGVLINTNSLGAWVPTPYAASYSASKFGLRGFSEALRGELSRWPGIHVCDVFPSFVDTPGLRHGGNYVGRELSAPPPVHSPFDVAEAMVSLARQPRPSATVGKEVYLLRLAQAMVPGLLRRGMARLMERQFRRARPVPVSDGNLFAAPTRGVIHGNGIYGGLRQPSGGQALRGHALRTGLILGGTLLLGGWLLRRSRG; translated from the coding sequence ATGCGGGACCTGAAGGGGGCGGTGGTGGTGATCACCGGCGCATCCAGCGGCATCGGCCGCGCGGCGGCCCAGGCCTTCGCCGCGGAGGGGGCCAACCTGGTCCTCGCCGCCCGGCGGGAAAGCGTGCTGGACGAGGTGGTGGCGGAATGCGGCCGCCTCGCCCGCCCCCATGGTGCCCGCGCCATCGCCGTGCCGGCCGATGTGACCGAAGCCGGGGCGATGAAGCGGCTGGCCGAGGCGGCGGTGCGCGAATTCGGCCATGTCGATGTCTGGATCAACAATGCCGGGGTCGGCGCGGTCGGTGGCTTCGCCGAGGTGCCGGCGGATGCGCATGACCAGGTGGTGCGAACCAACCTGCTGGGCCACATGCACGGCGCCCATGCCATCCTGCCGCATTTCCAGGCGCGGCGGCGGGGCGTGCTGATCAACACCAACTCGCTCGGCGCCTGGGTGCCGACGCCCTATGCTGCCTCCTACAGCGCCAGCAAGTTCGGGCTGCGCGGCTTCTCCGAAGCGCTGCGGGGCGAGTTGTCGCGCTGGCCCGGCATCCATGTCTGCGACGTCTTCCCCTCCTTCGTCGATACGCCCGGGCTGCGGCATGGCGGCAATTACGTGGGGCGGGAGCTGAGCGCGCCGCCGCCGGTCCACAGCCCCTTCGACGTGGCGGAGGCCATGGTTTCCCTGGCCCGCCAGCCACGGCCCTCGGCCACGGTGGGCAAGGAGGTGTATCTGCTGCGCCTCGCACAGGCCATGGTTCCGGGACTGCTGCGCCGGGGCATGGCGCGGCTCATGGAGCGGCAGTTCCGCCGCGCCCGCCCGGTACCCGTGTCGGACGGCAACCTCTTCGCCGCGCCGACCCGGGGCGTGATCCACGGCAACGGGATCTATGGTGGCCTGCGCCAGCCCTCCGGCGGCCAGGCGCTTCGCGGCCATGCGCTCCGCACCGGCCTGATACTGGGCGGAACCCTGCTGCTGGGCGGATGGCTGCTGCGCCGGTCCCGGGGCTGA